A stretch of Caldanaerobius polysaccharolyticus DSM 13641 DNA encodes these proteins:
- a CDS encoding sulfide/dihydroorotate dehydrogenase-like FAD/NAD-binding protein, with product MNALKRLECVDAGTEHCPCYLAEIGECLTCSHLQGKDFCDCNWRGVCIYQEYAWNRYKIRDRRITYVSDVISVVPVCDIAFIMELSVNSTLSRELSQPGSYIFVRPEGMLAYFDTPISVMDSDPGKNSVKIAVQILGPKTKVLNRDLKKVVIRGPYRNGLFGLKYIKSLKDQKALVILRGIAQAPGVLLIKKLAQQHNDITVIVDPGKIEKDIVSDIINPYCSRIYNVDLLSFPGQQLLRNLISDQDLRLVYSGGSDEQHLNVLNYIDVYNPKVMLAVSNNQTLCCGEGICGSCGVVLEGTVVKTCKVQVDPRKLVERGVLNG from the coding sequence GTGAATGCGTTGAAACGCCTTGAATGTGTGGATGCAGGCACTGAACATTGTCCTTGCTATTTAGCAGAAATAGGCGAATGCCTTACGTGTTCTCACTTACAAGGAAAAGACTTTTGCGATTGTAACTGGAGAGGAGTGTGTATATACCAAGAATACGCTTGGAATAGATATAAAATCAGGGACAGGAGAATTACATACGTGTCTGATGTAATTTCTGTTGTCCCGGTTTGTGACATCGCTTTTATTATGGAATTAAGCGTAAATAGCACATTGTCGAGGGAACTCTCTCAACCGGGTTCCTACATTTTTGTGAGGCCTGAAGGCATGCTTGCGTATTTCGACACTCCTATTTCTGTAATGGATTCCGATCCAGGGAAAAACTCAGTTAAAATCGCTGTTCAGATCCTCGGCCCCAAGACAAAGGTTTTAAACAGAGATTTAAAGAAAGTGGTTATTAGGGGGCCGTACAGGAATGGTCTTTTTGGGTTAAAGTATATAAAGTCCTTGAAAGATCAAAAAGCCCTTGTAATTTTAAGGGGTATTGCCCAGGCGCCAGGCGTTCTCTTGATAAAAAAGTTGGCTCAACAGCACAACGATATTACGGTCATTGTAGATCCGGGTAAAATCGAGAAAGATATTGTATCTGATATAATAAATCCTTACTGCAGCAGAATATACAACGTGGACCTTTTATCCTTTCCAGGACAACAGCTCTTGCGAAATTTAATTTCAGATCAAGACTTGCGCCTTGTATACAGCGGTGGGTCTGACGAACAACATCTTAATGTATTGAACTATATCGATGTCTACAATCCCAAGGTGATGTTAGCGGTGTCAAATAATCAGACCTTGTGCTGCGGCGAAGGTATATGCGGCAGCTGTGGAGTGGTATTAGAAGGGACCGTTGTTAAGACGTGTAAGGTGCAGGTAGATCCAAGAAAGCTGGTGGAGAGGGGTGTTTTAAATGGTTAA
- the scpB gene encoding SMC-Scp complex subunit ScpB — MTDEEIKGAIEAILFLSGSKVRKEELTNYFSIDEKHLESIVESINEEAEVNKRGIIISKVDDGYQMGTSPRVHDCVADFFSIERELDLSQAALEVLAIVAYNQPVTRQQIEEIRGVRSDKAIATLLERGLIAEVDRLDSIGHPIVYGTTDEFLRCFNLKSIEDLKALE, encoded by the coding sequence GTGACAGATGAGGAAATAAAAGGAGCGATAGAGGCGATTTTGTTTTTGTCAGGCTCTAAAGTAAGGAAGGAGGAACTGACCAATTATTTTTCAATAGACGAGAAGCACCTGGAGTCCATCGTAGAAAGTATAAATGAAGAAGCTGAGGTAAACAAACGGGGCATCATTATATCAAAGGTAGACGATGGCTATCAAATGGGCACAAGTCCGCGGGTTCACGATTGTGTAGCGGACTTCTTTAGCATAGAGCGGGAATTGGATTTGTCCCAGGCTGCACTGGAGGTGCTGGCGATCGTAGCTTATAACCAACCTGTGACAAGGCAACAGATAGAGGAGATAAGGGGAGTGCGCAGCGACAAAGCTATTGCTACGCTGTTGGAAAGGGGGCTTATTGCGGAAGTGGATAGGCTTGATTCCATAGGCCATCCTATAGTGTATGGTACCACTGACGAATTTTTAAGGTGTTTTAATTTAAAAAGCATTGAGGATTTAAAAGCATTAGAATAA
- a CDS encoding FAD-dependent oxidoreductase, producing the protein MVKVVVIGGGWAGCAAALTARKAGADVVLLEKTDMLTGLGLVGGIMRNNGRYTGAEEIKALGAEELIDITDSAARHVNVNFPGHQHASLYDITKVEPMVRKMLIEKGVDIRLMTRAVDVDMEGRSIKAIVLEDESTVEGDVFIETTGSTGPMGNCLKYGNGCSMCILRCPSFGPRVSISYRAGVEDILGMRGDEVYGAFSGSCKLNKDSLSEEIREKLDKDGVVVLPVPREDVNMGKLDLKVCQQYALPEYAQNVVLLDTGHAKLMTPFYPLEKLRKIPGLERARYEDPYSGGKGNSIRYLSMAPRNNCMKVIGVDNLLCAGEKSGLFVGHTEAMATGSLAGHNSVRLAMGMPLLELPRNTAIGDLIAFANESIKTREGLKMRYTFAGSVFFERMKERGLYTIDVEEIRRRIKRVGLLDIYKEKLV; encoded by the coding sequence ATGGTTAAAGTTGTGGTAATTGGAGGAGGTTGGGCAGGTTGCGCCGCTGCTCTGACAGCTAGAAAAGCGGGAGCCGACGTCGTTTTGTTAGAGAAAACCGATATGCTTACCGGACTAGGTTTGGTAGGAGGTATAATGAGGAACAACGGAAGGTACACAGGGGCCGAAGAGATAAAAGCTCTGGGCGCTGAGGAGTTGATTGATATAACGGATTCGGCGGCGAGGCACGTAAACGTGAATTTTCCCGGCCACCAGCATGCCAGCCTGTACGATATCACGAAAGTAGAGCCTATGGTCAGAAAAATGTTAATAGAAAAGGGCGTAGATATCCGCCTTATGACCAGAGCTGTAGATGTGGATATGGAAGGTAGAAGCATAAAGGCCATCGTGTTAGAAGATGAATCCACCGTAGAAGGTGATGTCTTTATTGAGACCACGGGGTCTACGGGTCCTATGGGCAATTGTTTAAAATACGGTAACGGATGCTCTATGTGCATACTGAGGTGTCCTTCTTTTGGACCGCGGGTAAGTATAAGTTACAGAGCAGGAGTAGAGGATATATTGGGGATGAGGGGTGATGAGGTATACGGGGCCTTTAGCGGTTCGTGCAAGTTAAATAAAGATTCGCTGAGCGAGGAGATCAGAGAAAAATTGGATAAAGATGGGGTTGTGGTACTCCCCGTGCCCAGAGAAGACGTCAACATGGGCAAATTGGATCTTAAAGTTTGCCAGCAATACGCTCTGCCGGAATACGCGCAAAACGTGGTATTGCTTGATACAGGTCATGCAAAACTCATGACACCTTTTTACCCATTAGAAAAACTCAGAAAAATTCCAGGATTAGAAAGGGCACGTTATGAGGATCCTTATTCAGGAGGCAAAGGCAATTCAATAAGGTACCTATCCATGGCGCCCAGGAACAATTGTATGAAGGTTATAGGAGTGGACAATCTGCTGTGCGCAGGGGAAAAATCCGGGCTTTTTGTTGGCCATACTGAGGCTATGGCCACAGGTAGCTTGGCCGGTCATAACAGCGTCAGGCTAGCAATGGGGATGCCTCTGTTGGAATTACCGCGAAATACGGCTATAGGCGATCTAATAGCCTTTGCCAATGAGAGCATAAAGACCCGTGAAGGTTTAAAAATGCGTTACACCTTTGCTGGATCGGTGTTCTTTGAGAGAATGAAGGAAAGGGGATTATACACTATCGACGTAGAGGAGATCAGAAGGCGTATAAAAAGAGTAGGATTGCTTGATATATATAAGGAAAAATTGGTATAA
- a CDS encoding segregation and condensation protein A, whose protein sequence is MNYIVKLDDFEGPLDLLVYLIEKSKVDIAHISINSIADQYLEYIKNMDSINMDVASDFLVMASTLLKLKSESLLPKRQIQDKQLSIDETDPQEILRQRLVEYKKYKARAQKLAGNYEAQRSFYRNSPVLMNDFQMIRFKLKEIPLKKLTGAYAKLVREKQNSAIQRRIAHNHIKAMKPINIEEKIEFLKRIICIRKTITFYYLMDISRERSEIIAYFLAVLEMLRLRQIYAFQKKNFGDIVLKGVVEGDR, encoded by the coding sequence GTGAATTATATAGTCAAATTAGATGACTTTGAAGGGCCACTGGATCTGCTGGTATATTTGATAGAGAAATCAAAGGTTGATATCGCCCATATTTCAATTAACAGCATAGCAGATCAGTACCTTGAGTACATAAAGAATATGGATTCCATAAATATGGATGTGGCTAGCGACTTTTTAGTTATGGCATCTACGCTTTTGAAGTTAAAGTCAGAGAGCCTCCTTCCCAAGAGGCAAATCCAAGATAAACAGTTGAGCATTGATGAAACAGATCCTCAGGAAATCTTACGGCAAAGGTTAGTGGAGTATAAAAAGTATAAAGCCCGTGCTCAAAAGCTGGCCGGCAATTATGAAGCCCAGAGGTCTTTTTATAGAAATAGTCCTGTTTTGATGAATGATTTTCAAATGATTAGATTTAAACTAAAGGAAATCCCTTTAAAAAAGCTTACAGGCGCTTATGCAAAGCTCGTTAGAGAAAAACAAAACAGCGCGATTCAGCGGAGGATAGCGCATAATCACATAAAAGCTATGAAACCTATAAATATTGAGGAAAAGATAGAGTTTTTAAAGCGGATTATATGCATAAGAAAGACCATAACGTTTTATTATCTAATGGATATATCCCGTGAGAGAAGTGAGATTATCGCTTACTTTTTGGCTGTGTTGGAGATGCTCAGACTGAGACAGATATATGCTTTCCAAAAGAAAAACTTCGGCGATATCGTTTTGAAGGGTGTGGTTGAAGGTGACAGATGA
- the spoVAC gene encoding stage V sporulation protein AC gives MDRTQQVVDQKEYQKLVNQKEPKPTLLKNIVWAFIVGGLICVLGQVFLNYFVSKGISPKEAGTPVAIIMVFLGAFFTGLGWYDLLGKVAGAGSVVPITGFANSVVSPAMEFRREGLVMGVGAKMFLIAGPVIVFGVITSAAVGLIYYLFAR, from the coding sequence ATGGACAGGACGCAACAGGTTGTAGATCAGAAAGAATACCAGAAGCTTGTTAACCAAAAAGAACCTAAGCCCACTTTATTGAAAAATATAGTGTGGGCGTTTATCGTGGGCGGTTTGATATGTGTTCTTGGGCAGGTCTTTTTAAACTATTTTGTGTCTAAAGGGATAAGCCCTAAAGAAGCGGGTACACCTGTAGCGATAATTATGGTGTTTTTAGGCGCTTTTTTTACAGGCCTTGGATGGTATGACCTGCTGGGGAAAGTAGCAGGAGCCGGATCTGTTGTTCCTATAACAGGCTTTGCTAATTCAGTAGTCTCTCCTGCTATGGAGTTTAGAAGAGAGGGTCTAGTGATGGGAGTGGGAGCCAAGATGTTTTTGATTGCAGGGCCTGTTATCGTATTTGGCGTCATAACATCGGCAGCGGTGGGATTGATATATTATCTTTTTGCTAGGTAA
- the spoVAD gene encoding stage V sporulation protein AD — protein MAVKKIGRQTVKLQNPPSVLAYASVVGPKEGEGPLKEYFDQILQDDYVGENSWEKAECKILQQAIMLAMQKAKITVGDVDYLLAGDLLNQIISSSFTARQYQIPYIGLYGACSTMSESLSLGALLIDGGFADYVIAATSSHFSSAERQYRFPLELGTQRPLTAQWTVTGAGATVLCSTGDGPYITYVTTGRVMDLGIKDANNMGAAMAPAAVDTIKAHFSDTGFGPKDYDLIITGDLAKVGKELTLELLKKDGIDISEIYTDCGIEIYDCEKQDTHAGGSGCGCSAAVLNGYIFTEMKKGTFKRVLFMATGALLSPTSSQQGESIPGIAHAVTIEMG, from the coding sequence ATGGCTGTAAAGAAGATAGGAAGGCAGACGGTTAAGTTACAAAATCCGCCTTCTGTGCTAGCGTACGCATCGGTAGTCGGCCCAAAAGAAGGAGAAGGACCACTTAAGGAATATTTTGATCAAATACTGCAGGACGATTACGTAGGTGAGAACAGTTGGGAAAAAGCTGAATGCAAGATATTACAGCAGGCTATAATGTTGGCAATGCAAAAAGCAAAAATCACAGTGGGAGATGTGGATTATCTCCTTGCCGGGGATCTTTTAAATCAGATCATATCCTCTAGTTTTACCGCAAGACAGTACCAAATTCCCTATATAGGTTTGTATGGGGCGTGTTCTACTATGAGCGAATCGCTGAGCCTTGGAGCGTTGCTCATAGATGGAGGATTTGCGGATTACGTGATCGCAGCTACATCCAGTCACTTTTCCTCGGCAGAAAGGCAGTACAGATTTCCACTGGAATTAGGCACCCAAAGACCGCTGACAGCCCAATGGACAGTTACAGGAGCAGGAGCCACTGTGCTTTGTTCTACAGGCGATGGGCCTTATATAACGTATGTCACTACTGGAAGGGTAATGGATTTAGGTATAAAGGATGCCAATAATATGGGAGCTGCGATGGCTCCGGCCGCTGTGGATACTATTAAAGCACATTTTAGTGACACCGGATTTGGACCGAAGGATTATGATTTGATTATAACGGGGGATCTAGCCAAGGTAGGTAAGGAATTGACGCTGGAGCTTTTAAAAAAGGACGGTATAGATATAAGCGAAATCTATACGGATTGCGGAATTGAGATATACGACTGTGAAAAGCAAGATACCCATGCAGGCGGCAGTGGCTGCGGGTGCTCGGCAGCGGTTCTCAATGGTTACATTTTTACTGAAATGAAAAAGGGTACGTTCAAGAGGGTTCTATTTATGGCTACTGGAGCACTGCTTTCTCCTACCAGCAGTCAGCAGGGGGAATCTATACCGGGAATCGCTCATGCCGTGACAATTGAGATGGGGTGA
- a CDS encoding site-2 protease family protein translates to MSFHEYAHGLVSYKLGDPTPKVQGRLTLNPLAHIDPVGFLALWIVGFGWAKPVMINPIYYKDAKKGELLTAAAGPLSNVIMAFVSLLLINIGGYNVAILGPILYQLYIYNVVLAVFNIIPVPPLDGSKVLYSLLPYRYSYAFTQYENVGQIILLILLFTGMISRIMNPLVNLLDLWLRSIITAI, encoded by the coding sequence ATGTCGTTTCATGAATACGCTCATGGGTTGGTTTCGTACAAGTTGGGCGACCCCACTCCAAAAGTCCAGGGGCGCCTCACATTAAATCCCCTGGCCCATATCGATCCAGTGGGTTTTCTTGCCCTGTGGATTGTCGGTTTTGGATGGGCTAAACCTGTGATGATAAATCCCATATACTATAAAGACGCGAAAAAGGGTGAACTCCTCACAGCGGCAGCAGGGCCTCTTTCCAATGTCATTATGGCTTTTGTAAGCCTTTTGTTGATAAACATAGGAGGGTATAATGTAGCTATTTTAGGCCCTATTTTATACCAGCTATACATTTACAATGTGGTGCTGGCTGTTTTTAATATCATCCCGGTTCCTCCTCTTGACGGCTCAAAAGTGTTGTACTCTTTGCTGCCTTATAGGTATTCTTATGCCTTTACACAATATGAGAACGTGGGTCAAATAATTTTATTGATCTTGCTGTTTACAGGGATGATCTCAAGGATAATGAATCCATTGGTTAATCTTCTTGATCTCTGGTTAAGGTCTATTATAACGGCGATATGA
- the speE gene encoding polyamine aminopropyltransferase — MELWFSESQTKDQKISVRVLETLYSARSDYQEVAVYKTAQYGTLLALDDIIQTTEKDEFVYHEMITHVALNTHANPERVLVIGGGDGGAIREVLKHKSVKKATLAEIDRMVVEVSKRFLPAISCALDDERADVQICDGIKYIQEHKNEFDVIIVDSTDPIGPAVGLFSGQFYKMVYDALKDDGIFVAQTESPFYNTALIKNIHNDLKNLFPIVRLYLATVPTYPGGLWTFTLGSKKYDPLQVEHFDEMETKYYSPEIHRSAFVLPNFVKQLVDER, encoded by the coding sequence ATGGAACTGTGGTTTTCAGAAAGTCAAACGAAAGATCAAAAGATTTCAGTGAGGGTTCTAGAGACGCTTTATTCGGCAAGATCTGATTATCAAGAAGTAGCTGTTTATAAAACAGCTCAATACGGGACTTTGCTGGCGCTGGATGATATAATACAGACCACAGAGAAAGACGAATTCGTGTACCATGAAATGATAACCCATGTAGCGCTGAATACCCACGCCAACCCTGAAAGAGTTTTGGTAATTGGAGGTGGCGATGGGGGTGCCATAAGAGAGGTGCTAAAGCACAAGTCGGTAAAAAAAGCCACCCTAGCAGAAATTGACAGAATGGTTGTGGAGGTTAGCAAAAGGTTTTTGCCGGCTATAAGCTGCGCGTTGGACGACGAAAGAGCAGATGTGCAGATATGCGACGGCATTAAGTACATTCAGGAGCACAAAAACGAATTTGACGTAATCATCGTGGACTCTACCGATCCTATTGGTCCGGCTGTGGGTCTGTTTTCAGGTCAGTTTTATAAAATGGTATATGATGCGTTAAAAGATGACGGAATTTTTGTGGCGCAAACCGAATCCCCTTTTTACAATACGGCATTGATCAAAAATATACATAATGACTTAAAAAATCTGTTTCCCATCGTAAGGCTTTACCTGGCTACCGTACCTACATATCCTGGTGGATTGTGGACTTTTACTTTGGGTTCAAAAAAGTACGATCCGCTACAGGTGGAGCATTTTGATGAGATGGAGACCAAGTATTATTCCCCAGAAATACACAGGAGCGCCTTTGTGTTACCCAATTTTGTAAAACAATTGGTTGATGAGAGGTAA
- the sigF gene encoding RNA polymerase sporulation sigma factor SigF, with amino-acid sequence MSDSSSVMPDDVLREYLKKAQNGDEKAQEVIVNNNMALVWSIVKRFLNRGYEAEDLVQIGCVGLIKAIKKFDCSYNVKFSTYAVPIIMGEIKRFLRDDGMIKVSRSLKETSTKVKYVRDSLTKKLNREPTVNEIADELRLPVDDVIMAIDSSSSVDYLYDYVNEDESKVLMDTLVSNDRVDESIVERIALKDVLNSLDEYEKNLIIMRYFQEKTQVEIAAALGISQVQVSRLEKKILSKLRKELSANSDYFV; translated from the coding sequence ATGTCCGACAGTTCCTCGGTGATGCCCGATGATGTCTTAAGGGAATATTTAAAAAAAGCCCAGAACGGCGATGAGAAGGCTCAAGAAGTAATTGTCAACAATAATATGGCGCTGGTGTGGAGCATTGTAAAGAGGTTTTTGAACAGAGGTTACGAAGCAGAGGATTTAGTTCAAATCGGTTGTGTAGGGCTTATAAAAGCTATAAAAAAGTTTGACTGCAGTTATAACGTAAAATTTTCTACATATGCTGTTCCTATAATTATGGGAGAAATAAAGCGCTTTTTAAGGGATGACGGAATGATAAAGGTCAGCCGTTCTTTAAAGGAGACGTCTACAAAAGTAAAGTACGTAAGGGATAGTTTAACAAAAAAACTTAACAGAGAGCCTACTGTAAACGAGATAGCGGATGAATTAAGACTTCCTGTGGACGATGTTATCATGGCTATAGATTCTAGCTCATCAGTGGATTACTTATACGATTACGTGAACGAGGATGAGTCCAAGGTGTTAATGGACACGCTGGTCAGCAATGACCGGGTTGATGAAAGTATCGTGGAGAGAATAGCCTTGAAAGACGTGCTGAACTCTCTAGATGAATACGAGAAAAATTTGATTATAATGAGGTATTTTCAGGAAAAAACGCAGGTGGAAATTGCGGCTGCATTGGGGATTTCTCAGGTACAGGTTTCACGATTAGAAAAAAAGATTTTATCTAAATTGAGGAAAGAACTTAGCGCTAATTCTGACTATTTTGTATAA
- a CDS encoding dodecin family protein translates to MAVVNVLNIVGDSTISWDDAIHKAVQEASKTVKNISGIEIKNQTANVKDGKIVEYKANIEIAYRVDGNNL, encoded by the coding sequence ATGGCTGTGGTTAACGTGCTTAACATCGTGGGCGATTCAACCATCAGTTGGGATGATGCTATACACAAGGCGGTTCAGGAAGCGTCAAAAACCGTAAAGAACATCTCAGGCATTGAAATAAAAAACCAGACGGCAAATGTCAAAGACGGCAAAATAGTGGAGTATAAGGCCAATATAGAAATAGCGTACAGGGTTGATGGCAATAACCTGTAA
- a CDS encoding pseudouridine synthase, with amino-acid sequence MERLQKYMARSGVASRRKCEELIKSGHVSVNGRVVTDMGVKVDPDVDVVQVDGRVIKPSGKKVYIMLNKPVGYITSVKDQFGRPTVIDLVDYTQERIYPVGRLDYDTSGLLILTNDGELAYKLTHPKHEVPKTYLAVLKGVPDEGDLEKFRSGLRIENYVTSPAEIKVLDVFKNSCQVEIKIHEGKNRQVRKMCESIGHPVVSLERTAIGEISLGDLKQGQWRFLSSEEIEYLCKL; translated from the coding sequence ATAGAAAGATTACAAAAGTACATGGCAAGATCAGGAGTTGCATCCAGAAGGAAATGCGAAGAGCTTATAAAGTCAGGACATGTAAGCGTAAATGGCCGCGTGGTAACAGATATGGGGGTGAAGGTAGATCCTGACGTGGACGTAGTCCAGGTCGACGGCAGGGTAATAAAGCCTTCTGGTAAGAAAGTTTATATTATGTTAAACAAACCTGTTGGATATATAACGTCGGTAAAGGACCAGTTTGGAAGACCTACTGTGATAGACCTGGTAGATTACACACAGGAGAGAATTTATCCTGTAGGGAGGCTGGATTACGACACGTCAGGTCTGTTGATTTTGACCAATGATGGAGAGCTTGCGTATAAGCTTACCCACCCCAAACACGAAGTCCCCAAAACATATCTAGCGGTCTTGAAGGGCGTACCTGATGAAGGGGACTTGGAAAAATTTAGGTCTGGACTTAGAATCGAAAACTACGTTACATCTCCTGCGGAGATAAAAGTCCTGGATGTTTTCAAAAATAGCTGTCAGGTGGAGATAAAAATACATGAAGGTAAGAATAGGCAAGTAAGGAAGATGTGTGAATCTATTGGACATCCTGTTGTTTCCCTTGAGCGGACGGCCATAGGAGAAATTTCATTAGGAGATTTGAAACAAGGCCAGTGGAGGTTTTTGTCCAGCGAAGAGATTGAATATCTGTGCAAATTATAG
- a CDS encoding DUF2953 domain-containing protein, giving the protein MYVLVVLLVLIAIIFAPLRFNLTLMRLGDDDLVKISIDVYYIKVLRVEIDYVDLLAQKDHKGLRYNIILRYVFPILLNKSDKKQFSYDKIRKIIKDIVAFRFKYRRGIDYILENVTVKKFELSASVGLRDAAMTAIVTGALYALINSFLACASSYIKFTDMPLISIKPDFGRLNFELSITSIIATRLAQIIIGSFLILLGGMSYERTSNGWFDEDDHGKLKGYSRCQ; this is encoded by the coding sequence TTGTATGTTCTCGTGGTTTTATTGGTACTCATTGCCATCATTTTTGCACCTTTAAGGTTTAACCTGACGCTGATGAGATTAGGAGACGATGATTTAGTAAAGATCTCCATAGACGTGTATTACATAAAGGTGCTAAGGGTTGAAATAGACTATGTGGATCTATTGGCCCAAAAAGATCATAAGGGCTTAAGGTATAATATCATTTTAAGATACGTGTTCCCTATTTTACTCAACAAAAGCGATAAAAAGCAATTTAGCTATGATAAAATAAGGAAGATAATAAAAGACATAGTTGCTTTTAGATTTAAATACCGCAGAGGTATAGATTACATATTAGAGAATGTAACGGTGAAAAAATTTGAGCTATCAGCCTCTGTAGGGCTTCGCGATGCCGCTATGACTGCTATTGTCACAGGAGCCCTGTATGCCCTTATAAATTCTTTTCTGGCTTGTGCTTCCTCGTACATCAAGTTTACAGATATGCCTTTGATTTCTATTAAACCGGACTTTGGGCGTTTAAACTTTGAATTGTCCATCACGAGTATAATTGCGACGAGATTAGCTCAAATTATTATCGGAAGCTTTTTGATATTATTAGGAGGTATGAGCTATGAGCGAACATCCAATGGATGGTTTGATGAAGACGACCATGGAAAGCTTAAAGGATATAGTAGATGTCAATAA
- the ytfJ gene encoding GerW family sporulation protein, giving the protein MSEHPMDGLMKTTMESLKDIVDVNKIVGDPVETPDGSVIIPVSKLSFGYAAGGGEYEIKKKKEPKDSPEQEGSDKGSASKPFAGGSGAGVTIRPVAFLVVGQGQIKLLPVDTNVTLDKVIDLIPELMDDVQSFLKSKNNTAASPGVSQ; this is encoded by the coding sequence ATGAGCGAACATCCAATGGATGGTTTGATGAAGACGACCATGGAAAGCTTAAAGGATATAGTAGATGTCAATAAAATAGTGGGAGATCCCGTGGAAACCCCTGATGGATCAGTAATAATACCTGTGTCAAAATTAAGCTTTGGCTACGCTGCAGGGGGCGGTGAGTATGAGATCAAGAAAAAGAAAGAACCTAAAGATAGCCCAGAGCAAGAGGGATCTGATAAAGGCAGTGCTTCCAAGCCTTTTGCTGGGGGTAGTGGTGCAGGGGTCACCATTAGACCTGTGGCATTCCTGGTGGTAGGTCAAGGTCAGATAAAATTATTGCCCGTTGATACCAATGTAACGTTAGATAAAGTTATCGACTTGATACCTGAATTAATGGATGATGTACAGAGCTTTTTGAAATCTAAAAACAATACTGCGGCTTCCCCTGGTGTTTCTCAATAG
- the spoVAE gene encoding stage V sporulation protein AE, producing MSYLKAFIVGGIICAIAQILIDKTKLTSARVLVMYVVTGAILSGLGIYQKLVDFAGAGATIPLTGFGHSLVQGTLKAVKEQGIIGIFTGGFQAGAGGLGAAVVFGYLFGILFKPKTKP from the coding sequence GTGAGTTATCTTAAAGCTTTTATTGTAGGCGGCATTATATGCGCCATAGCTCAAATACTTATAGATAAAACTAAATTGACGTCTGCGAGGGTACTGGTCATGTACGTAGTGACAGGGGCAATCCTGAGCGGATTGGGTATTTACCAAAAACTAGTAGATTTCGCAGGGGCAGGCGCTACGATTCCCTTGACTGGCTTTGGGCATTCTCTCGTACAGGGCACATTAAAGGCCGTCAAAGAGCAGGGTATAATAGGGATATTTACAGGCGGATTTCAAGCCGGTGCTGGTGGCTTGGGTGCTGCTGTGGTTTTCGGGTATCTTTTTGGTATTTTGTTTAAACCAAAGACAAAGCCTTGA